The Pyxidicoccus sp. MSG2 DNA segment CAATGGGCGAAAGATATGAAATTGGAGCTCGACCTTCAGGTGTACGACGTCCCCGAATATCAAGACACCCTGCCCATGGAACGCGCCATGAACGTACTCGAGACGGGGATGTGGGATCGTCTGCGGCCCATACTCGGCCGCCGTGGCGATAAATAGAGAAGGCTTTCCTGTGGGCAAGCGCAGCCTGGCGCTCTACGAGGCTTGCTACTGCGCGCGCCATGCTTGGAGGAGTCCATGTCTGACGTGGTCGCGGTCTGGCAGCGCCTGAAGTTCTGGTTCCAGGACTATGCCCCGGAGCTGGTCCCCCACCTGAATCCGGGAGCCACGCAGGTGCAGCTCGCTGAGCTCGAGCAGCGGCTCGGGCGCCCCCTGCCCGAGGACTTCCGGGCCTCCTACGCGCTTCACAACGGGCAGCAAGACGCATCGAGCACCGGCATCGTCATCGGGCTCAAGCTCCTGCCGCTGGACAGAATCCTGATGTG contains these protein-coding regions:
- a CDS encoding SMI1/KNR4 family protein; the encoded protein is MSDVVAVWQRLKFWFQDYAPELVPHLNPGATQVQLAELEQRLGRPLPEDFRASYALHNGQQDASSTGIVIGLKLLPLDRILMCMEELERHATEMPAWIQGVATKPEGAIQPFRACRGWVPVTQDSGGNYLG